The genomic region GCCTTCGGCAGGGTCCACCGGGAAGCGCGCGCTCAGCCGCACTCCTCCCTCGGGCCCCCTCCCCTCCACGAGCAGGTCGCCGCCGGCGGCGCTGATGCGCTCCCTGAGGCCCTGGAGTCCGCTGCCCCTGGCGAGCCGGTCGGCGGGGGATCCGCTCCCGTTGTCGCTCACGTCCACCTCGATTCCGTCGGAGCAGCGGAGCCGGACCAGGACCCGGTCGGCGCCGGAGTGGCGCAGGGCGTTGGTCAGGGCTTCCTGCAGCGTCCGGTAGCACGCGAGTTCGGTCTCGTCCGAGACCGAGGGCCACTCCCCCTCCTGGGTGAGGGAGATGTCGATGTCGGGGCCCGAGAGCGAGTCGGTGAGGGAACGCATCGCCTCCGCGCCCGCGCGGCCGTCCAGTTTCAGCGGGCGCAGGGCGCGCACCCAGCGCCTGGTGTCCTGGAGCGCCTCCCGGGCCAGCCGCTGTGCGTCGTCCACCTCCGTCCACGCGTCCTCCGGGCGCAGTGTGCGGAAGCGCTTGGCGTTGGACAGGGCCAGGTTGATCACCGTGAGGTAGTGGCCGACGGAGTCGTGCATCTCACGGGCCATGCGCGTGCGCTCGGCGGTGACGGTCAGATCGCGTACGCGGTCGGCGTACCTGCGCAGCTCACCGTGGGCGAGTTCGAGCTCCGACATCAGCCTCTCCCTCTCCTGGGCGCCCCGGCGGGCCTGCATGAGCGCACCGAAGACGATGAGCACCGCCAGAGCTTGGAAGGCGACGAGCGCCGTACTCAGCAGGGCCGCGGCGGGCGTCTGCCCCGGACTGAAGATGACCGCGACGAACATGGTGAGGGCCACGGTGGCGATGTAGGCGACGGCCGTCGGGGTTCCGAAGACCAGGACGGCGTTGCAGATGGCGAGCATCATCAGCACGAA from Nocardiopsis aegyptia harbors:
- a CDS encoding sensor histidine kinase, producing the protein MSERGKGIASDWLGFDGERAPRVLSLFFWGAMALFTLINAVSPVLRSDGAQAIRLPEEAWDPLRISSLAAVAVLSALWLAVPWSAAAGGRRRAAALCFYVGTLYFLLWGGFPSFVLMMLAICNAVLVFGTPTAVAYIATVALTMFVAVIFSPGQTPAAALLSTALVAFQALAVLIVFGALMQARRGAQERERLMSELELAHGELRRYADRVRDLTVTAERTRMAREMHDSVGHYLTVINLALSNAKRFRTLRPEDAWTEVDDAQRLAREALQDTRRWVRALRPLKLDGRAGAEAMRSLTDSLSGPDIDISLTQEGEWPSVSDETELACYRTLQEALTNALRHSGADRVLVRLRCSDGIEVDVSDNGSGSPADRLARGSGLQGLRERISAAGGDLLVEGRGPEGGVRLSARFPVDPAEGPGRRPRPRQARHPGKTL